One genomic window of Caldalkalibacillus salinus includes the following:
- the trhA gene encoding PAQR family membrane homeostasis protein TrhA, translating into MADTHEYTLKEEIVNAITHGIGFLLSIAALVFLVIYAAKDGTAWHVVTFSIYGATMIFLYLSSTLVHSFPRGKVKDIFEVFDHSAIYLFIAGTYTPFTLIVIDGPLGWTLLGIVWSIAIVGIIFKSFFVKKFLFLSTVLYLVMGWLVVTAWGPLTSTLPPAGIALLVIGGVAYTIGSIFYVWRGFPYHHAVWHLFVIGGSAAHFFAVINYVLPVQ; encoded by the coding sequence ATGGCTGATACTCACGAATATACGCTTAAAGAAGAAATTGTGAATGCCATCACCCATGGGATTGGCTTCTTACTCAGTATAGCGGCCTTGGTGTTCCTTGTCATATACGCTGCCAAGGATGGCACAGCTTGGCATGTCGTCACATTTTCAATATACGGTGCGACCATGATTTTTCTTTATCTCTCTTCTACTTTAGTTCATAGTTTTCCTAGGGGTAAAGTCAAAGATATATTTGAAGTGTTCGATCATTCTGCCATCTATTTATTTATCGCTGGGACGTATACGCCCTTTACGTTGATCGTGATCGATGGTCCTTTAGGTTGGACACTCTTAGGAATCGTTTGGTCCATTGCCATTGTCGGGATTATCTTCAAGTCTTTCTTCGTTAAGAAATTCTTATTTTTATCGACGGTGCTCTATCTTGTCATGGGCTGGCTCGTCGTGACGGCCTGGGGTCCATTAACGAGTACCCTCCCTCCTGCTGGTATAGCCCTACTCGTCATTGGTGGTGTCGCTTATACCATCGGGAGTATCTTTTATGTATGGAGAGGATTTCCGTATCATCATGCAGTCTGGCATCTATTCGTTATTGGGGGTTCTGCGGCCCATTTCTTCGCCGTCATCAACTATGTACTCCCCGTACAATAA
- a CDS encoding VOC family protein, which produces MSRFRVKQIDTIYLPVSKPAVAADWYVQYLGLEMVLPVHPESDQAHLKLTPEQSLFLIQSTDRHCATFTEANGHEQCVLTLEVENFQACYDYLSRHRVNVSEIINHHECGMNFYVYDLDGNKIDIWSGWPEYQMKPHGMREKVHGNV; this is translated from the coding sequence ATGAGTAGATTCAGAGTAAAGCAAATCGATACGATTTACCTCCCTGTGTCGAAACCCGCCGTTGCAGCAGATTGGTACGTACAGTATTTAGGGTTGGAAATGGTTCTTCCTGTACATCCAGAGTCTGACCAAGCTCATCTGAAATTAACACCTGAGCAGTCATTATTTTTGATACAATCAACAGATCGTCACTGTGCAACCTTTACTGAAGCGAACGGGCATGAGCAGTGTGTGTTGACATTAGAAGTTGAGAACTTCCAAGCTTGTTATGACTATTTAAGCCGGCACCGGGTCAATGTTTCAGAAATTATCAATCATCATGAATGCGGCATGAATTTTTATGTCTATGACCTTGACGGGAATAAAATCGACATCTGGAGCGGCTGGCCTGAATATCAAATGAAACCACATGGCATGAGAGAAAAAGTGCATGGCAATGTATAA
- a CDS encoding FAD-dependent oxidoreductase, with protein sequence MNRRALIEGMEQTTYDVLVIGGGITGAGVALDATTRGMKTALVEMQDFAAGTSSRSTKLVHGGLRYLKQLEVKMVASVGKERAIVYENGPHVTTPEWMLLPVYKGGTFGKFSTSIGLMVYDYLANVKKQERRQMLKAEATLDKEPLLKEEGLKGSGVYVEYRTDDARLTIEVLKEAVAQGASAVNYAQVESLIYRDGQVVGVRVLDHVSGKTSDIYAKKVVNATGPWVDTLREKDQSKRGKTLQLTKGVHIVIDQKYFPLQQAIYFDTPDGRMIFAIPRDGKTYVGTTDTVFQEDLAYPKMTKDDLDYLLDAIDDMFPTLKVTAEHVESSWAGVRPLIHEEGKGPSEISRKDEIWQSDTGLITIAGGKLTGYRKMAESIVNMLAQQLEKEEHDRFKPCQTKDMPISGGHVGGSEHFPPFVQEKTALGMSLGLNEETAKRLVHTYGSNVDRLYHRFKVLKEEAKQTALPPEMFLALVYSIEEEMVVTPADFFVRRTGSLFFNVHEVQQWKGEVIAYMAKRLGWNKNVQQTMTNELEQHIKDATHPQITGAQSGSQSAIS encoded by the coding sequence ATGAACCGTCGCGCTTTAATAGAGGGAATGGAACAGACAACTTATGACGTTCTCGTCATAGGAGGAGGAATTACAGGAGCAGGGGTGGCCTTAGATGCGACGACTCGCGGGATGAAAACAGCCTTAGTCGAGATGCAGGATTTTGCAGCAGGAACATCGAGTCGCTCAACCAAGTTGGTTCATGGAGGGTTGAGGTACCTCAAACAGCTAGAGGTTAAGATGGTGGCCAGTGTGGGTAAGGAAAGAGCCATCGTTTATGAAAATGGTCCTCATGTTACCACACCGGAATGGATGCTATTGCCGGTGTATAAAGGCGGGACATTTGGAAAGTTCAGTACATCCATTGGCTTAATGGTATACGATTATTTAGCAAACGTGAAAAAGCAGGAAAGACGACAGATGTTAAAGGCCGAGGCGACCCTAGATAAGGAGCCGCTCCTGAAAGAGGAAGGGCTCAAAGGCAGTGGGGTATATGTTGAGTATCGTACTGATGATGCGAGACTGACGATTGAAGTATTGAAAGAAGCTGTGGCTCAAGGCGCAAGCGCTGTCAATTACGCGCAGGTCGAATCTCTAATCTATCGAGATGGCCAAGTGGTTGGGGTTCGTGTCCTCGATCATGTGAGCGGTAAGACGTCCGATATCTATGCCAAAAAAGTAGTCAATGCAACGGGACCATGGGTAGACACTTTGCGTGAAAAAGACCAATCTAAACGGGGCAAGACGCTCCAATTAACCAAAGGGGTGCATATCGTCATTGACCAGAAGTATTTTCCGTTGCAGCAAGCGATCTATTTCGATACACCGGACGGTCGTATGATATTTGCTATCCCACGTGATGGTAAAACTTACGTTGGTACAACGGATACCGTGTTTCAGGAGGACTTAGCGTATCCTAAAATGACAAAAGATGACTTAGATTATCTACTCGACGCCATTGATGATATGTTTCCAACCCTTAAGGTGACAGCGGAGCATGTAGAATCTAGCTGGGCCGGTGTTCGACCACTCATCCATGAAGAGGGCAAGGGCCCCTCTGAAATCTCTCGAAAGGATGAAATTTGGCAGTCCGATACGGGTCTGATCACCATTGCCGGCGGGAAACTGACAGGATACCGCAAGATGGCAGAGAGTATTGTCAATATGCTCGCCCAACAGTTAGAAAAAGAAGAACATGACCGGTTCAAACCTTGTCAGACAAAGGACATGCCGATTTCAGGAGGACATGTAGGCGGCTCCGAACACTTCCCACCATTTGTACAGGAAAAAACGGCTTTAGGCATGTCGTTAGGGTTAAACGAGGAAACCGCAAAGCGGCTTGTACACACATACGGATCTAACGTCGACCGACTTTATCATCGTTTCAAGGTATTAAAAGAAGAAGCCAAACAGACAGCACTGCCACCAGAAATGTTTCTCGCACTCGTATACAGTATTGAAGAGGAAATGGTCGTGACGCCCGCAGATTTCTTTGTCCGACGTACAGGTTCACTATTCTTTAACGTGCATGAAGTACAACAGTGGAAAGGTGAGGTCATAGCTTATATGGCCAAGCGCTTGGGTTGGAACAAAAACGTACAACAGACAATGACAAATGAGCTAGAACAACACATTAAAGATGCAACGCATCCACAGATAACTGGAGCTCAATCAGGTTCGCAATCGGCTATCTCCTAA
- a CDS encoding small multi-drug export protein — MEVAVVIPIAIIAGLAPIPVLLLALLGNLATVILMIVFIDKIKRWRQNRKQAKVRNEEIDTLNATTIVETEKNNEDTVVKESKRERRARKIWGKYGLPGLAIIGPFFVGSHLTALMSMVLGGTKKHTAAWMLASITLWSVAFASLTYVGAEQLRVGIEEGTLYRFFQR; from the coding sequence TTGGAGGTCGCCGTTGTCATCCCCATTGCAATAATAGCTGGGTTGGCACCTATACCTGTTTTGCTTCTAGCATTACTAGGGAACTTAGCTACAGTGATTCTGATGATTGTCTTCATTGATAAAATTAAACGCTGGAGACAAAACAGAAAACAGGCGAAGGTTAGGAACGAAGAGATCGATACACTGAATGCTACTACTATTGTTGAAACTGAAAAAAATAATGAAGACACGGTTGTCAAAGAATCCAAGCGAGAAAGAAGAGCGAGGAAGATTTGGGGAAAGTACGGATTACCAGGTTTAGCGATCATAGGACCATTTTTCGTTGGGAGTCACTTGACTGCTTTGATGAGTATGGTTTTAGGAGGAACGAAAAAACACACCGCCGCCTGGATGCTGGCGAGCATAACACTGTGGAGTGTGGCTTTCGCTAGCTTAACGTACGTGGGTGCGGAACAGCTAAGGGTAGGCATTGAAGAAGGCACTCTATATCGTTTTTTCCAGCGTTAG
- a CDS encoding GDSL-type esterase/lipase family protein: MAKKKKKRGQNALFYVALGDSLSLGIGAILKSGFVKRYKEMAENTLGKEIHHFIFAKHGATTGEILKKLEYKVVRQAIKHARIITITAGGNDLRRASDTFVAFHDQKVLERALNIHLINLESMLEQIDHLKRKQKKRYIIRLVDLYNPYPGSALADKWIRRFNKELRSFEGGHIKVTDVYHAFKGREKELLFLDHLHPNAEGYQVIANELHHLGYR; this comes from the coding sequence ATGGCTAAAAAAAAGAAAAAGCGTGGTCAAAATGCTCTTTTTTATGTGGCTCTGGGCGATTCTCTCAGCTTAGGAATCGGCGCAATCTTAAAGTCAGGGTTTGTGAAAAGGTACAAAGAAATGGCCGAGAACACACTGGGCAAAGAAATACACCATTTCATATTTGCCAAACACGGCGCCACTACGGGTGAGATCTTGAAGAAGCTCGAATACAAAGTGGTGCGGCAAGCGATCAAGCATGCTCGAATCATCACCATTACGGCAGGTGGCAATGATTTACGTCGGGCGTCAGATACCTTCGTCGCTTTTCATGATCAGAAAGTGCTAGAGCGTGCCCTCAACATTCACCTCATCAATCTTGAGTCCATGTTAGAGCAAATTGACCACCTTAAACGGAAGCAAAAAAAGCGCTATATCATCAGGCTCGTGGATTTATATAACCCGTATCCAGGCTCAGCTTTAGCAGATAAATGGATTAGAAGATTCAACAAAGAATTAAGGTCATTTGAGGGAGGGCATATCAAAGTAACGGATGTTTATCACGCGTTTAAAGGCAGGGAGAAAGAGTTGCTATTCCTTGACCATCTACATCCCAATGCCGAGGGCTATCAGGTCATAGCCAATGAACTACATCACTTAGGGTACCGATAA
- the ribB gene encoding 3,4-dihydroxy-2-butanone-4-phosphate synthase, which yields MIQTALNKVEQAMADVRQGRMVIIQDDQSRENEGDLVCAAEMVTGEHINFMARNGCGLICTPMLGERLTYLELPQMVNKNEESHQTAFTVSVDALEGVTTGISAYERATTIRRLIDADAKATDFVRPGHVFPLRAKQNGVLERRGQTEASIDLMRLAGLYPAAVICEIMKEDGHMAREQELIAFSHQYGINMITVDDVATYRRENGYLAF from the coding sequence ATGATACAAACCGCTCTGAACAAAGTGGAACAAGCGATGGCTGACGTAAGACAGGGGAGGATGGTGATCATACAGGATGATCAGTCTAGGGAAAATGAAGGAGACCTTGTCTGCGCGGCTGAAATGGTAACTGGGGAACACATCAATTTCATGGCTCGGAATGGGTGTGGTCTCATCTGCACCCCTATGCTAGGAGAACGTCTCACTTATCTTGAATTGCCCCAAATGGTGAATAAAAACGAGGAGTCACACCAAACGGCGTTTACCGTATCTGTCGATGCCCTAGAAGGGGTTACAACAGGAATTTCAGCGTACGAGAGAGCGACCACGATTAGGAGATTGATTGATGCGGATGCCAAGGCCACAGATTTTGTTAGGCCAGGGCATGTGTTTCCCTTACGTGCCAAACAGAATGGCGTGTTGGAAAGAAGAGGACAAACGGAAGCCTCTATTGATCTCATGCGCCTAGCCGGACTTTATCCCGCCGCTGTTATTTGTGAAATCATGAAAGAAGATGGGCATATGGCGAGGGAGCAGGAGCTTATCGCTTTTTCACATCAGTATGGCATTAATATGATAACCGTGGATGACGTTGCCACATATCGCAGGGAGAATGGATATCTAGCATTTTGA
- a CDS encoding MDR family MFS transporter: MEHLDMRKKVTIMIAIMSVMLFAALNMTIVATSLPKIVADIGGMEYFNWVFTIYMLTSSVTAILVGKLSDIYGRKIFILTGICIFMIGAVLSGFSSHIYQLIIFRGLQGFGGGMIMSSAFTTIGDLFAPRERGRWQGLMGGVFGLSSLFGPTLGGYIVDHMHWSWVFWIFLPIGIIAFFMILRLYPQAEPKEKEKIDFLGSFILTLFILSLLLGFSWAGTEYAWGSYQIIGLFTLSLLSLISFIMVEKRVKSPVVPLHLFSNSVVSVSNTISFLAGMAMFGVIMYVPFYVQGVLGRSATTSGLIEMVMTIAMVSCSALAGQLITKTGKYKIIALLGFGIMATGIYLNTSLTPDTTIPVLIFNLIVTGIGLGLTMPIFTLTVQNAVAHKYLGVGTATSQLCRQLGGTVGVAIMGYMMSSRIIDRLNKTDVTMPSSAVAGELDMQNPQILMDAAALEGIRQRLAEQMRPAFDQLIDTLKVALSDALTFVFLFSAIIVTVAFLLTLFLKEIPLRTSNQDPSGTTDQKEREQTYSEQPETVTHANG, encoded by the coding sequence TTGGAACATTTAGATATGAGAAAAAAAGTGACCATTATGATCGCGATTATGTCTGTCATGCTATTTGCTGCTCTCAATATGACCATTGTGGCCACGTCACTACCTAAAATTGTGGCGGACATTGGTGGTATGGAGTATTTTAACTGGGTCTTTACCATATATATGCTCACATCAAGCGTGACAGCGATACTCGTCGGTAAATTATCCGACATATACGGACGTAAAATTTTCATATTAACAGGGATTTGTATTTTTATGATAGGAGCTGTGCTCAGTGGTTTTTCAAGTCATATCTATCAATTAATCATCTTTAGAGGGTTACAAGGATTCGGTGGTGGGATGATCATGTCGTCTGCCTTTACGACGATAGGAGACCTGTTTGCCCCACGAGAAAGAGGGCGTTGGCAAGGGCTCATGGGGGGTGTCTTTGGGCTCTCTAGCTTGTTTGGCCCCACATTAGGGGGCTACATTGTGGACCACATGCATTGGTCATGGGTCTTTTGGATTTTCCTTCCGATTGGGATTATCGCTTTCTTTATGATTTTAAGACTTTATCCACAAGCGGAACCTAAGGAAAAAGAAAAAATTGATTTCTTAGGCTCCTTTATACTGACCCTATTTATCCTTAGTTTATTACTCGGATTTAGTTGGGCCGGTACAGAGTATGCATGGGGGTCTTATCAAATCATAGGGCTGTTTACACTCTCGTTACTGTCTCTTATCAGTTTTATTATGGTGGAGAAAAGAGTCAAAAGTCCTGTCGTGCCTCTGCATTTGTTCAGCAATAGTGTCGTATCGGTCTCTAATACGATCTCTTTCTTAGCAGGAATGGCCATGTTCGGTGTTATCATGTACGTCCCCTTTTACGTGCAAGGGGTCCTAGGGCGATCGGCCACAACCTCAGGCTTAATTGAAATGGTGATGACCATTGCCATGGTGAGTTGTAGTGCACTAGCTGGACAATTGATCACCAAAACAGGGAAGTATAAAATCATAGCTTTACTCGGTTTTGGGATTATGGCCACAGGCATCTATCTCAATACCAGCCTAACACCTGATACAACGATACCTGTACTCATATTCAATCTCATTGTCACCGGCATCGGATTAGGACTGACGATGCCTATCTTCACATTGACGGTCCAAAATGCGGTCGCACACAAATATTTAGGTGTAGGCACAGCCACTTCCCAGTTATGTAGACAATTAGGGGGAACGGTCGGTGTTGCTATTATGGGGTATATGATGAGTTCTAGGATAATTGATCGGCTAAACAAAACGGATGTGACCATGCCATCGTCTGCTGTTGCCGGAGAGTTAGATATGCAAAATCCACAGATTCTCATGGACGCAGCTGCCTTGGAAGGCATCAGACAACGGCTAGCAGAGCAGATGCGGCCTGCCTTTGATCAGCTGATTGATACGTTGAAAGTCGCGTTAAGCGACGCCTTGACCTTTGTGTTTCTGTTTAGTGCCATCATTGTCACCGTAGCATTCCTATTAACCCTCTTTCTAAAAGAAATACCGTTGAGAACGTCCAACCAAGATCCCAGCGGAACAACTGATCAGAAAGAGAGAGAACAAACCTATAGTGAACAACCAGAGACAGTCACGCATGCCAATGGTTAA
- a CDS encoding MarR family winged helix-turn-helix transcriptional regulator → MSQDADMNVYEQLLISLKKVHRSSVDVMKQNAQELSPGQLFLLFMIYEHGKMKMTDIAHYFGITPGAATGIADKLEKQALIERGRDANDRRMVVISLSDKGLAYVLNQKKAHVKVFESIFGQFSEEELAATVHSLNKIYHALDQYQAEHSSD, encoded by the coding sequence ATGAGTCAAGATGCAGATATGAACGTCTACGAACAGTTGTTGATATCCTTAAAGAAAGTGCACCGTTCGAGTGTCGATGTGATGAAACAGAATGCTCAAGAGCTTTCACCCGGGCAATTATTCCTACTCTTTATGATATACGAGCATGGCAAGATGAAAATGACAGACATCGCCCATTATTTCGGTATCACACCAGGGGCTGCGACGGGGATCGCCGATAAACTGGAAAAACAAGCGCTCATTGAACGCGGAAGAGACGCCAATGACCGTAGAATGGTTGTGATTTCGTTATCTGATAAAGGGCTTGCGTACGTGTTGAATCAAAAAAAAGCGCATGTGAAGGTGTTTGAATCGATTTTCGGCCAATTCTCAGAGGAAGAGTTGGCAGCAACGGTACATTCACTCAATAAGATTTATCACGCATTAGATCAATATCAGGCAGAGCATTCGTCTGATTAG
- the metH gene encoding methionine synthase codes for MGKTSFEKELEQKIIVFDGATGTMLQNADLQASDFGGEAYEGCNEYLNLTAPQVVKHIHEQYLEAGADLIETNTFGATNIVLDDYGLGHLSEEINLVAAQLAREAADTVSTPDWPRFVAGAMGPTTKSISVTGGVTFAALIEAYELQARGLLRGKVDVLLLETSQDMRNVKAAYLGIERASKALDISVPLIVSGTIEPMGSTLAGQSIEAFYLSCEHMNPLMVGLNCATGPEFMRDHVRSLSELATTAVSCYPNAGLPDEEGHYHESPHSLAKKVAAFAEKGWLNMVGGCCGTTPEHIRAIREAVQPYAPRQIPSRHPHAVSGIEPLIYEEDMRPLMVGERTNVIGSRKFKRLIAEGKYEEASEIARAQVKGGAHVIDVCLADPDREELEDMEAFLQQVVNKVKVPLMIDSTDERVIEKALTYCQGKAIINSINLEDGEERFEKVLPLVRQYGAAIIVGTIDEEGMATTAQRKLEIAKRSHDLLVHKYGIPAQDIIFDPLVFPVGTGDQQYIGAAKETIEGIRLIKGALPECLTILGVSNVSFGLPPVGREVVNAVYLYHCTLAGLDYAIVNTEKLERYASIVEEERVMAEQLLFATTDDTLATLTNFYRGKKSTDKQPKTDMSLEERLAYYVIEGTKEGLIPDLEEALHVFSDPLDIINGPLMTGMAEVGKLFNDNQLIVAEVLQSAEVMKAAVSYLEQFMEVKDDSGKGKVILATVKGDVHDIGKNLVEIILSNNGFKVVDLGIKVTPQTLIQAVRQEQPDIVGLSGLLVKSAQQMVLTAQDLRQSNISVPILVGGAALSRKFTENKISPEYEGPVLYAKDAMDGLSLASRLQQEDEREKLESELVEKRAQRERYNQEVAVSQAQAVATRAKSDVSQSVPVQVPPDFNRHVLRQFSIAHLLPYLNWQTLLGKHLGLQGKVKRLLEQKNEKALSLKAEVDHILEEVERDQIIKAHGMYQFFPAQAKDDDIVIYDPQDFQTVIQTFRFPRQTKAPYLCLADFIRQADSGEMDYVGFLSVTAGEGIRSLAQQWKEEGAYLRSHALQALALELAEAFAEYVHHLMRDQWGIPDPTDFTMQDRFGAKYQGVRVSYGYPACPDLEDQAKLFELIQPEDIGIDLTEGFMMEPEASVTAMVFAHPEGRYFSV; via the coding sequence ATGGGTAAAACATCATTTGAAAAAGAGTTAGAACAGAAAATTATCGTATTTGACGGAGCCACAGGAACGATGTTACAAAACGCCGATTTGCAAGCGTCGGATTTCGGCGGTGAGGCGTATGAAGGCTGCAATGAATATCTAAACCTTACAGCCCCCCAAGTGGTTAAACATATACATGAACAGTACCTTGAAGCGGGTGCAGATTTAATTGAAACGAATACTTTTGGTGCCACGAATATCGTGCTAGACGATTACGGATTAGGACATTTGTCAGAGGAGATTAACCTTGTCGCTGCTCAACTTGCACGAGAGGCAGCAGATACAGTATCTACGCCAGATTGGCCTCGGTTCGTAGCTGGTGCCATGGGTCCCACCACCAAATCAATTTCAGTGACGGGTGGGGTCACATTTGCAGCGTTAATCGAAGCTTATGAGCTACAAGCGCGGGGTCTCTTAAGAGGAAAGGTGGATGTCTTGCTACTAGAAACGAGTCAGGATATGCGTAACGTTAAGGCCGCATACCTAGGCATCGAGCGCGCGTCTAAAGCGTTAGATATCTCCGTACCGCTCATTGTGTCCGGGACGATTGAGCCTATGGGAAGTACGCTCGCCGGACAGAGTATTGAAGCTTTTTACCTGTCCTGTGAGCATATGAACCCTTTAATGGTAGGGCTGAACTGTGCCACAGGACCAGAGTTTATGCGCGATCATGTTCGTTCGCTCTCTGAACTAGCCACGACGGCGGTGAGCTGCTACCCAAACGCAGGGTTACCCGATGAAGAAGGCCATTACCATGAATCCCCTCATTCACTCGCCAAAAAAGTGGCCGCCTTTGCGGAGAAGGGCTGGCTGAACATGGTCGGCGGATGTTGTGGGACCACGCCTGAGCATATTCGTGCCATCCGAGAAGCCGTTCAACCCTATGCTCCTCGACAGATACCATCTCGCCATCCTCACGCAGTATCTGGCATTGAGCCGCTGATTTATGAGGAAGATATGAGACCCCTAATGGTCGGAGAACGAACCAATGTCATCGGTTCTCGTAAATTTAAGCGGTTAATAGCCGAAGGAAAGTATGAGGAAGCTTCTGAGATCGCCCGGGCCCAAGTCAAAGGGGGCGCTCATGTTATAGACGTGTGCCTCGCGGATCCCGATCGGGAAGAGTTGGAGGATATGGAGGCCTTTTTACAACAGGTGGTCAACAAAGTGAAGGTGCCGCTGATGATCGATTCGACAGATGAGAGGGTCATTGAAAAGGCTCTGACATACTGTCAGGGTAAAGCCATTATCAACTCTATTAATTTGGAAGACGGTGAAGAACGATTTGAAAAAGTACTCCCACTCGTGCGTCAGTATGGTGCTGCGATTATTGTGGGTACGATAGATGAGGAAGGCATGGCGACCACGGCGCAACGCAAGTTAGAGATCGCCAAACGTTCGCATGACCTGCTTGTCCACAAATACGGGATTCCGGCACAGGATATAATATTTGATCCGCTCGTCTTTCCAGTGGGCACGGGAGACCAGCAGTATATCGGTGCGGCTAAGGAGACCATCGAGGGTATACGTCTGATAAAAGGAGCTTTACCTGAATGTCTGACCATACTTGGCGTCAGTAACGTATCCTTCGGTCTACCTCCTGTCGGACGTGAAGTCGTTAACGCGGTGTATCTCTATCACTGTACTCTAGCAGGATTAGACTACGCCATCGTCAACACTGAGAAACTAGAGCGTTACGCTTCGATTGTAGAGGAAGAGAGAGTCATGGCCGAGCAATTATTATTTGCAACAACGGACGACACTCTAGCCACCTTGACCAACTTTTATCGCGGCAAAAAGTCAACTGACAAACAACCAAAAACTGATATGAGCCTTGAGGAGCGCTTAGCGTATTACGTCATCGAAGGAACGAAAGAAGGCCTAATACCAGATTTAGAGGAAGCCTTACACGTCTTTTCTGACCCACTGGATATCATTAATGGGCCACTCATGACAGGGATGGCCGAAGTGGGAAAATTATTCAATGACAATCAGCTTATCGTAGCTGAAGTCTTGCAGAGTGCTGAAGTCATGAAAGCAGCCGTTTCCTATTTAGAGCAGTTTATGGAAGTCAAAGATGACAGTGGAAAGGGAAAGGTCATCTTAGCCACTGTGAAAGGGGATGTTCATGATATAGGCAAGAATCTAGTGGAAATCATTTTGAGTAACAATGGGTTTAAAGTGGTCGACCTAGGGATAAAAGTGACGCCCCAAACGCTTATCCAAGCGGTTAGGCAAGAACAACCGGATATCGTAGGGTTATCAGGCCTACTCGTCAAATCAGCGCAACAAATGGTGTTAACAGCCCAAGACTTACGTCAGTCAAACATATCCGTTCCCATCCTTGTAGGGGGAGCAGCATTGTCGCGAAAATTCACTGAGAATAAAATTTCGCCGGAATATGAAGGCCCTGTGCTCTACGCCAAAGACGCCATGGATGGATTGTCCCTAGCCAGTCGTTTACAACAAGAGGACGAAAGAGAAAAGCTGGAGTCTGAGTTGGTGGAAAAGCGAGCGCAACGGGAACGCTACAATCAGGAAGTGGCTGTCTCCCAAGCCCAAGCTGTGGCCACGCGTGCCAAGTCAGACGTGTCACAATCGGTGCCAGTGCAGGTCCCTCCGGATTTTAATCGGCATGTTTTGAGGCAGTTCTCTATCGCTCATCTGTTGCCGTATCTCAATTGGCAAACATTATTAGGCAAACATTTAGGATTACAAGGCAAGGTGAAGCGCCTATTGGAGCAAAAAAATGAAAAAGCCCTCTCGCTCAAAGCAGAAGTTGATCATATCTTAGAAGAGGTCGAGCGCGATCAAATCATTAAAGCACACGGGATGTATCAGTTCTTTCCTGCACAGGCCAAGGATGACGACATCGTGATTTACGACCCACAAGACTTTCAAACGGTCATTCAAACGTTTCGCTTCCCGAGACAAACAAAAGCCCCCTACTTATGTCTCGCAGACTTTATACGACAAGCAGACAGTGGAGAGATGGATTATGTAGGGTTTCTATCCGTTACAGCGGGGGAGGGCATTCGTTCACTCGCTCAACAGTGGAAAGAAGAAGGGGCATACTTACGCAGTCATGCCTTACAAGCGTTAGCGTTAGAATTAGCAGAAGCATTCGCTGAATACGTTCATCACCTGATGCGTGACCAGTGGGGGATTCCCGATCCGACAGATTTCACAATGCAAGACCGCTTCGGGGCGAAATATCAAGGGGTTCGTGTCTCATACGGGTACCCAGCATGCCCTGACCTTGAAGACCAAGCTAAACTATTTGAGCTGATTCAACCTGAAGACATCGGAATAGACTTGACCGAAGGTTTTATGATGGAGCCAGAAGCGTCCGTCACAGCCATGGTGTTTGCTCATCCTGAGGGCCGGTATTTTAGTGTGTAG